TTCCTTCTAGAAGTAGAAAGTTGTGGTGGAAGTTGTTCCTTTGGAGCCACAGGAACCTGCACAAAACAAGgactgcaaaacaaaaaacgcCTAGCCCCATTTCTTTGAACAAGCAAGGAGGGTACTCTTCGGATACACTCGAACCAAACCGGGCTATGCAGTTTGTCAAGATGGAATCACCTCTGTCTTGTACTGGAGAATCATTGAACAAGGGGAAGAATATTGCAGATGACAACAAGAGCTGGGATGGTTTTAACGTTGGAGGCTCTGCTTTATGGCCTCAGAACCAATGGGTTGCTTTCTCAGCAGATACATCCTCATCTACAAGAGTGCAAGAGTGGGTGAAAGATCTCAAAATGCAACCCTCGGAAAATAATGAATATGACTACGAGGGACTCATCACCCCACCGACCCCGCCCACTCCTGAGACTCCTCAATCTCCGGTGAGTCCTGAGACTACTAGATCAAAAAGCGCAACTTACTTTAGTCGAGGTCTTGACGAGGATACTTTACATGCTAATACTGTGATCCAGACTCTAAATTCTTCTACAACTGTGGCTCACATATCTGGTATGGGATTGAAAGCTATCCCCAACATTTCATGCTTAGGCAGTCTTCGATCTATCAACTTGTCAAACAACTTCCTAGGTATGTTGCTATagcagaaaacaaataaaccaTAGAAGTTAATACTTGCATATTGGTTAACGGTACTAAGCGTCTTGGCAATTGTTCTCAATTTGCAGCCCACATCACTCCAGGATCGCTGCCGAAGAGCCTTCACACGCTCAACTTGTCGAAGAACAAAATCAGCACCATTGAAGGACTAAGAGACTTAACTCGATTGCGTGTACTTGATGTCAGTTACAACCGCATTTCTAGAGTTGGACGTGGTAAGCTTTTATCATTCTAACTTTTCAACCATCTAATTGATCTTAGAAAACAAGCTTTCCCAAGTAAAATGTACTATTCCAAATGGTCACTGATTCACTGTGGATCTTAATGGTGCCAGGGTTATCAAGCTGCACTCTAATCAAGGAGCTCTATCTCACTGGGAACAAGATCAGTGATGTCGAGGGTCTACATAGGCTACTGAAGTTAACAGTTCTGGACCTGAGCTTCAACAAGATAACAACAACAAAGGCAATGGGACAGATGGTGGCTAACTACAACTCACTGCAGGCTCTGAATCTGTTAGGGAATCCAATCCAGAACAACATCAGTGATGAGCAGCTGCGCAAGGCAGTTTGCAGTTTCCTCCCGAAGCTAATGTACCTGAACAAGCAGTCCATCAAACCACAAAGAGCAAGAGAGGTACTCACAAACAGTGTAGCCAAAGCTGCATTAGGGAACAAAGGATGGAGCCCTCGTAGAAAAGATGGCAAGAGGCTTAACCAAAAACGTGCCTCGTTAAAAAAGCCTAATAACATATCACCAAGAAAAACTTCATCACTTCCCATCCATGGGCACAAGAGCGGTGCAAGTGATGTACAGAAAAACATACGCAAGTCCAAGAGCATATCCATAGCTGCACTCCCCTCTTCATCCCATTAGATGCTTTTTCCATGTTAGCGGGccttcccaaaattttgacaCAAAATTTGTAGGGGGTGTCTCTCCCTTCTCTGTTGTTTTCAGAGTCTCTTCAAAGTCTGTAGGGCTACAAAGACCTGGTAGTTTTCATGTCAGTTTTCCATCggttattatatatatgcaggCTGCATTTTTGCTATATTTGCTAATTTCTATTTAGTTGAAACCAAATTGGCTCTTACTATTCATTAcaaggcaaaagaaaaaggaaatcatTAGAGAACATAAGACAAGAAACCCATGTTGATGTTGCAACCTAAACCTACTACAAGATGCACATCCAAAGCAGCTAAACGAATTTGGAAAATGATGATTTAGTAAATTGTTCATCGATATTGTGTTATGTACTGTGATACCAGGTATCGGCCATTCGCCCCAAAAAGGGGTTTTCCCTTATAATGATGCAAGCAAGTCGCGAAATTCCCGACTGTTATTTCACATTGTGAGAGCAATTCAAGTAGTTCAATTTCTAGGCGGCAAGGGCGAAGGTTAGCTGGAGGTTTGTGTCTACTGTATGATTCCAAATTAAtatggaaaaaagaaacagaaaaacagaGCACGGCTTGGGATACTTCGACATGGAAGATGACCATTTAGGCCAGCCATATTATATTACGCCCTAAAGAGAAATCTTGTGACCAAAACTTGACGTGGAAAGACATATGCGGGTAAACATCATAATGCTtgcaaacaaaaccaaaatcttCAAGCTTTATCTTCTCCTGTTTCAAATCTTTATGGCCTGAGTGgtccacagagagagagagagagagagagagagagagctgtgaACTAAAATTATGATTCATTGCTACCTCTTGGTGTTTATAGCATAGGATGTCACTAAAGAAAAAGGCATACTAGAAGATTCATCGTGCCAAGCTGGCCCCATAAAGATTTTCTAAGAACGCACTGGTTTCTGTATACAAAGtaacaaacaaaatattaaagttaatttcttattttacagGACAAGTGCTTAACAACTAACTTTACCAAACTTCGTAtctttctccctcttttttttttttttttttcctcatacGATCATAAGGATACTCTACAAGGTTCACGCTCAAAGGATCAGAACAGAACTTTGGAGCTCATTTTCACCAATCATTAAGTACCTGAAATCTAGTTACAAAAGAATACAGAAACAAAATTTGCTCTCCAAGTAAATCCTTGCTTTGTAGTAGAATCAGAATGCCCCTGTTCACAAAATTCCCAGTTCATTTTCTTAAATGATCACCATCACCCTGGCACCAGTTGACCAACAAGACATGAAAACTCCTGCTGCAACTCAAAGCCCGGAGGTTTATTTTTGCACACCTTCATCCACAAAATTACCAAGTAAATCGTTGATAAATAATCCAAATTTCCACAAGGTGCCACCAAGCTTTATATACATCACATGTTATGATTTCTTATGACTCGAAAAACCTTGCAACACAAGATACAGTTATGTCAAGGACCAACCAAGATACCTCTGATGCACCCAAATTCCTTCTAGGTCCAAGCTTCCTCAAGCTATAACACAACATTCCTTGAAGCACAAGCAAAGAACTCCCTCAAATTGTCCAAACCCTCTTGTCATTTCCATTGATCAACACAACCCTGTTCCATTTCCTTCATTTCAGCATACTTATACAGCTTCTCATTGAAAACCACCTGCGGATCCTTCTCAATCAAAACCCCATTTTGGTCATAAGCATCTTTCAAGAAAACAACCCAATTCATCTCTGTCCCCGCGAGATAAAACGTTCTGGGCTGCTTAAAAAGCATCTGATAAGTATGCTTGGTCAAACTAAACTCCTCCTTGAACTCCACAACATGGTGTATAGAAGCCCTCTTCTCCAATGTCAAGCTCAAAAACTCATGCAACACTCCCACTCTGTACTTCTCCGCTTCCAGAGTCCAAAGGTCCAATCTTGACCCATCCGAATACGGCGAAACCAGAGGAAGCGAGTTCAATAAGTTCAATTTCCTCTCATCCTCTTTTTCCAAACCCAAATCCTTCCCATGCTTCACTGGAAACCTGAAAGCCctcttcactttctcctcGTCAACAATAAACTCCCTCTCCAAAGTGCTCATCGCCAACAACGGATCCCAATTCACCAATTCAAGCATTCTCTTCCCACCTTCCTCAATCACAGTtcgaaaataattagggtacTTCGAAACCCGGTCCCGAAAATCTTCTGGGATTCCAAATAAGGACCTGCAATGGTAGATTTTACTCAAAGGGATACGCTTGTTCGCGGACATCATAAGCAATTTACGAACCTTGTTAACTCGGTCGGATTCCATTGAGTCGACAATGACTCGTTCCTGTTCGAGCAAATCTTCCATGAACTCGGTGAAGCCGATCCACATTTTGTTGTCGACATGGCGGTAGGTTTGGAACAGGAGGGGGTGGCGCTGGAGGGATCGGGCGATTTTCCGGCCGCGAGGGAAGCCGAGTTCTCGGTGGAGCTTGCCGGCGTCGTCGAGGCGGAGGACGCGGTGGGGCTGCTTGGAGAGGAAGTCTCTGGATTTTGTGAGGAACCGGAAGTGGGCATCGCGCTCGACGATGTGCTCGAAGTGGGGGATGAGGTTGGGTTGGGTCTGGACGAGCTTCGTTCGAGGGCTTTCGTCTTTCTTgcgcttttttttaaattttttgggggttttggtGATGAGGAAGGAGGTGGAGAATGGAGAGgtttggaggaggaggagggagagCTGCAGGCgattagggttagggtttgggtttgggaGAAGAGGTGGGGGTGTGGCGGTGGGGGTTTTGGAAACGAGGAGGCGCCACCAAGCCATGGAATTTGCAGTGCTCCGCCCAAACTGAAgtgaaatttaaatttcagcAAAATGACCTGATACTACAACAATTTCTCAAACtctatttccaatttttagGTTTACCTATAATTTAACCCAATTAAGAACTAgatttttgaaaagaaaaatatggaGGGAAATAAATTTTAGCCTTGCCCCTTGCCTCTTTATCCAATCTTTAGTGTTTCTAAAAGAaatcataattttcttttgtaacaTTTAAATACTAACACTTTATGAGAAATTTTATGAGAGAGCTAGTGAACCAATTGGCCCAAGAGTGACTCATGGGTGTCTCGAACAAGcccagaagagaaaaaaaaaaccctctgTGCTCAGAGAGCTAATGCCATTTGCTGCTTCACATGGACAAATCTAAAGCATGCTTGCGAACTTTGTTTCCCAAGAAAAGGCCAAATTACAAGCTTCACATTTGAAATGGATCATGTAATATTgcaaatgtaaaatataatcAACTTTTGATGGTGCTTGACATAAATGCATTGCCAAGCATGTTTTTACACTATAAGAAACTGACTGCATTTGTTTATTCTGTAATGATCTTCACAATCTTAATCATGTGGTTGTATAGTTACAATGAGAAATTACATGGAAGATTAAAAATCTAATCCTACACTTCTCTCTCACTTGCTCCGGACCTCAATACCATAATAATTACATGACCTATGTCCTATGGCAGCCTTACGGCTCCACAGGAGTTGTGTCGCTTTTACAAGACcgaattttgatttcttttctcccatgttttctttggtttcttCTGTCCAAAATTTTTGATTCCCTCCTTTCAACGGCAGAGCTTTATGATGATTGATTAAAATAAGTAAATGAATATGAATGAAGTGATATACCACCATATCTCAGGCTCCCTTTGGAAACTCCTTATTAGTTTGCTTGTTTCTTGAAGAAAGGCTTTTGGCATATGAGTAGTTTCTCATCGCTGTTGCTTTCGATTTCTACCACACGCGCATCCCACTTCAGCCCTGTTGTCAGAGCTCTTGCTGATTCGACAAGAGCAGCTTTGTCATGGATTATCACCCAACCCTGCAATAACCATCAACATCAGAATCATAACTAACATaatgaaacaaagaagaagcaatCCTTCATAGCAACTGTAagtttcttttgtgttttggtGGCATTGAAGTTAATCAATTAGCCTCTTACATAACTTGTGGATGCATAGTGGTTAAAGGCTTCATCCAACACTAAAGGAAAATATGATTATCATATGCTTGTCCATGTTTCTGACCAGTTGCATCCTGACATCTTACTAGACATCTATCCATCTATAAGAACTGGTGTCTATATAAGGCTTAAAAAGCATTTCCTCTATGAGTACAATTTACTTATCAGCTCCTCGTTCTAAGGGCAAATAGCCAGCGTGGAAAAGAAACCGCACTTAACTAAAACACAGACAAAACCAACAGCCAGTATTAGTATCACCAAAACATAGCCAAAACCAaatgagagttttatttttcttccttgagTCATTAAAAGTGGAAAAGTTACACAGTACCATATATGCAGTGGACACATGATTTTTATGGATGTACAAAAGACCACCCACATGGTCCTTGCTACaaacttaaattttttgaaaacttaCATATTCTTTAAATGGTAAAAATACCAATAATATAACTGTGACATACAAACTTGCATGGCAACCAATTCAATCTTGCGTGCAAAAAGCCATTCAATGCAACAAATAACATATTCTGGGCACAACAGAATGCTCCGATAGtaaattgatttttaaattgaaatttataatATGCTCTGTAATCTTGCATGATAATCAACATCCAGAAATTAATTAGTGCATGTCTGACTAGTTCTTCTGAACATTCAAAGCCATTGAATAGAATTGGAACAAAAAGGACCCTTGCAAAATAACCATAGATAAAATAGGACCGTTTAGTACGGGTACCTCTGGACGAAGCAATCGATCAATCTCAGTGAATAGATCCAGAATGGTACATCTGCGCTGATGATCAACTTCAAGGGAAAGAAGTCCTGCTGCATGCACCAGATCATAGGTTCTTGGGTATGTTGGAAAGGGTTCACAcctgaaaaggagaaaaagtaGTATTAAAACAAACTATAAATTCAATAGTTACAAGTATCCTTTCACAAACCAAATGTATGATGACATCCCTTAGCATGCATTGCTAGTTATTTCTTCAAGTTATTTACCCAAGTTACAAAATTGTTCTAATGATGAATTAATCCAAATGGCAAGGCTGTTCTAATACCGTCCTGCCCAATGAAATTTTAACCAGAGTTTTCTAATTTGGCAGCTAACCAAGTAAAATGAAGTAAGAATTCCCCCATCAAGAATTCAACCATCAGATCCGTAAAGTCAGCCTAATTTAAAAAGCTTGAGGTCATTTTTATAATACAAAATTCCTGTTTGGTTTACCCCACTGATCAACCAAGGGAAGGAGCATCAGCTGACTACTAAACATGAAGGCCAAAAAAATCCCTAGTTAGGGTACGAATCTACTCTCTCTCCTTCATGAATGTTTaagttaaaaaatacaaaaatccaatagcaaCAAGACTTGGGATAGCAAGCAAAACAAATTAAGTTGATATGGTACTTTTTGCAGATGAAATTTGGTTAAGTTTGAGATTCCAAGTCAAACAAGATGTTAGTACATAAACGGTAACTGTAAGACAACATGATGTAAGGAAAGGAGGATGCAAAGACAAAAGTAGTTTTACCAATCATGCAGAACACCGACAAATCCcctgtcaaggatcaagggcAAATAATTAGGTCCATTTGATGGGACCACATTCATGACCCACACGGATTTTCCAGCTTCCAATAATGCAGAATTAAAACCACCAAAATGAGCATTCATGTCAAGTACGTTTCTAAGCATGTTATAGGGTGGTGAAGGATCCTCATCGCCGGGTCTCTTTGGATGATCTGAGAATATCAATGGTGATAGAAGAGACCAATAATTACGGACTGCCATTTTCCAGGTCTCGGCATCCTCAGAGAGTTCTTCTGGGTGCAATCCTGAATGAAAATTATAACACATACATAAAGCATATGAttttcaccaaaaataaagtaagAGATACATGGATAAGTCAGGGGCTAAGCAAATAAtgcatttattttttccaCTCTAAGCTGTATCAAGAACACAAGAAGTACCATATATTGCAAGTTCACTCTTGTTTGGATTAGCCCTTGAAGGCCAGGTTGTCCTCTCTTCAATAGGAATCCATCGGCGGCTTTGTGTTCCCCCAATACAGGCTTGGAGTGGTCGATAATATGGAGATTCAACATCATGGCCTTTGCTGCATATAGAGGGACCTGAACCAGGCTTCCTAAAGAATAAGCAGATTGTAATACAAATCAGTATCAGCTCTTATTTTTGTGCACTAAAGACCAAACACATATGATCCCAAGTTGAGAAGAAAAACCGTGTAAGTTTCCTTACCGCGAACTATAACAATTCCTTTTACTGGTCTTTTTCCATACAACTGTTTCATCTTGTTGTGATAACATCTCCCAGCAGAGATTTTCAGCAAAATCATGCACAAGGTTCCACCTTTTCTGATTCACTTTGTTACGACGAAAGGTCTCAGCATTTGTAATTGGTGATGTCCAGACAAAGTATCCACCGGGCTTCAAAACTCTATCAACTTCAATCAAGAGGATCCCATCTGTACGACATAACATTTTATACAGATGATTAACATACACTAAACATGGACCCATCCAAATCCAGAAATTCACAAAAGCAAAACCAAGGTGCTCAAATTCACAGTCCAGATTCTAAGATTCTGCAAACTAAGGTTTGTGCATCACATCAACTTTTTTCTCTTAttcaaactttcttttttccaattaCCCTATTAATGGTCAGATAATACTTCACAAAATATACAACCACACCCAGGAAAATTTTGTAACCCATAAACTGTTACTCTAAATATTCTTCTAAAGAATGAAGATCTACTAATATTTCTGGAAATTCTTTAAAATAGAGAAATTGATATTTGTTGGTTTTATACATTTGTGATACATAGTTTTCTTTCAGTTCTCAAATGTACATAGGTTTCAGGATAAGTTTACAACAAACACAACATAACGCAGAGTATTTGCAGATATACAATTACATATGCATATATGGAAGTCTAGAAAGAAGAACCACTTTGTGATAATTAACTTCTGACTGATTACCTCGTTGGTCCCAATCAATGCCACACCGTGCACAATGCAACATatcaaaagagagagatggataTGGCAACTGTTTCGAAGTAAAAGAACCAATCATCGCAGGAAGACCCCTTTCAAGCGTTAGCTGAACTTGGCTTCCTGAAGCCTCATAGTTTGCAATGCACATAGTTAGGATCTGACTGGAAAAGAGATGCGCTCCAAAACTACCATAACCACACCCTATATCCAAGATGGTTCTCACCTGTAAAATTAACGTTGACACTTTCATTCATCAAAAGTGTTTATATAATACAGTTCATATGGCACAAATTCATGTTGCAGTACATCAAGGAGAAAATATACTACAAGTGAACATAATATAACCATATTATGCTATATCGTCTTCGTAATAATCAGAATCATATAAGACTTTCTGTAAATGATCAATCATGCAAGAGAAACCAACGGATATGACATATATCTGTATATCTGTATTTATGTGGTATGTAAGCATGTATGTATGCACATGTACACATATAATGGCACCAAAGTCACCAGAGACACTTGGTAGAGTACCCTACGGAGTTTTAAAGCACTTTCACTCTCTTTTGGAGTTAGCGATGTAAAACATAAATGCCTTGAAACAGGTGAGACAGCTTATTACCTGAGCTGCAGTTTTCATGCCAAAGGTGATATTTGACATATTTATCAACATGTAACTATAACTACCCAATAAAAGAGTGTGTTGATTCATTATCTTAAACTGAAAAACCTTTCATTTGGACTGGGGGTTAGGCTAGGACCCCTGCTTGTTCAACATAATTAAATGCtctaaaaaaaagtttccaaCCACTTGGCTAAAATTCTAAAGAGACCTGTTATAAGTGCAATAAACTACACAAGAGGGAAGAcaaccaagaaaaagaaacgaGTTAAGAATGTTGCCATTAACATTTGGGGTCGGTTCCAACAATTCCAATCCACTTACCCCAGCTTGTATAAAGTTAGATTCATTTCTCAGCCCTATCATTTCTGCAATTTGATGAGAGTAGTCTTCAACACCATCAAACATCAATGAGGCTGAACGGAATGAAATTTGCTCTTCTTCCAACATCATCATCCTGTATGTAAATGGAAATCCAAATTTAAAGCAAGATCAGGACAGGTTAATAGAATTATAACACAGTTGGCTAATAAGAGAAATGTAGCTCACCTCTTGGTCAAGCTTCCAGAAGAAAGTACCTCCTGCGCAGTTATTTTCACATTTGCCACCCAGATGACATCTCTACCAGTAGGCCACCTAAGAGGAATTTTGTACTTCACAGGTGGAAGAACTAAACAATTTTGCCTCATTCCATACTCACAATGCCGGTCATATTCATTGCCATCAGAAAGACCTAAGGCAAGATTCTCCGAAACATTGAAGCAGGGAACATGATTTTCAAACTCCTGAGGACAGAAGTCCAAGTCTCTCAACCTTGAAGAACCAAGAGAAAGCTCTCCAATATGCCACAGATCGGAAACAAGTTGCTGTTGGAGTCGCCGATAACCATGGTATACGCGACCTCTTGAAGTCGTTGAGATGGAGATTGTCCACCAAAAGGATCCAGTAAGAGCAAGAATAACAATCAATATTAAACTTAACTTCAACAGTAGCAGCGCTAACTTGTGCCGACTTCTAGGAGTACTGGCTATTAAAGGATCAGATGCAAGGCCGTTTCCAGTATTTCCATGTTTGGAAGGAGAACTGTCTGGGAAAAGTACTCGAATAGGAAACCTAAATGCAATACTGTTGTTATCAGAAGAAGCTCTTCTTTCCAAATCTTCTTTATCTGTTTTATCTTTCATTTGGGAGTCCCAAAAATCATTGCTACTCCCGGAGATCCGTTCCCCCGCTGCCCCAGATGAACCTCGATGCAGAGGTCTGGACATTCTTAATTTCAATTGACGGAGACCAGGGAGCAAGAATCTGttcaattaataaaaataaataaaaataatctgTATACAAGCAAAAGAAATCCAGGAAAAGCtcaaacaaaagagaaacaagCTGAAACGTGAAAAGGACAGAAACCCAAAGATGTTCTTACTTAAATCCTACGAAAATTTCAAAACGAGAATAATCcttcattaaaaatttataaattttaaataaaaaaaaaagctttcttttttctggtGAGGCCgaaacttcattcaaaagagCTGAACATAAAGATTCGATAAAACCCAGGATTGATTTCTACCCAACAAGCTTAAGTAGAGGAAAAGATAAAATGGTATCCTTGAGCATGATCATTTCCTAACTAGATCCATTAACCCAGCACCAAGAGACCCCATCAACAttcaatcaattaaaaaagtAAAGGGAGATGTTTTACTAAGAATCAATTGAAAAGAATAAACCCAGAAAGGAAGACAAAGTGCAATTAAGATTTACAGAAATAAAGGGGCAGTAAAGCATATGCATTTCGGTATAACTAAAGATTTGGATCAGTTCCCTTAccaaaaaacttaaaattttggaTCACTTTCAGTTCCCAAATGAACTGGTAACAAAAGGGCAAGCTCATTTCTATTCAAAATTCACTTCTCAAGACCCAGAAAAACAAGTTGAGCAAAACCCATTTGAGATCAATCCACAACTTAACCAAAAATAGTGGTTATTTAAACTGCAACAGAGCCAAATGTAGCAAAAGTCAGAAGCAAAACAGTACCTTTTTAATCAGGGGAAGAGCAGAGGAGAGGTGATGGATAAAGGGAATAAACAGTAAGAAAAGCCAAGAAATTCTTGGACATCAGTATGAATCCATAGCTAGACTTGCTTGTCTTGGTCTGCTTATGCCACAAACGCTTGTTCTACAGTGAGACTCCGATTACATCTCACTTGGGTCTCTTCCTCCCACTTTGCTCAATGCTTTagcttagagagagagagagagagagagagagttgagagagtgTGGAGATTTTGTACCGATCCAATCACGACAGAGCTCGTGAAAATTGAATACTATGTATGATATgtaatatgaaaaagaaatatacacAACTGTAGAGAGAAagtataaatattaatttattttatataatcgTTCATAATAAATGCTGGGTTGTATGATATCATATACATAGCGAACACGCTATGTCTTCTTACCATGCAGAAGTGCACCGCCGCTGTAAATTCTcactttattattttatgtcaCAAATAAAACCCCAATTCCCACAATTCCACATTAAATTCTGGTGGAAAGAGAAAGTGTGGCAACATGGTCTTCCACGAAAGAGACCTCTCCTTCCCCCTATTTTCGCTCTACAATTTGGCATCACTAGTCTTTCTCTTTGGACTTGAGAGATGTTTGGTATTCGAAAAGTTTGGGACAAATTTAAAGGGTTATCTTCCTTTTttacatacatataatattaatatcgAAATTTTATGAGCGAGTgacaaataagttttttttcagATGACCGTTATAAAGTAGATGATTTATGATTTCGGTGAGTAAATTTAAATTGTTGTGTGTGATCTTTAATTGTTGAATCAACTTTTAGACATTAAACAGATATGATTTCACTTTTAAAAATTCTTGTGAGAAAACACAgctaattttcaaattaaagaaatgtttttttttaataccaaAAAAACCTTACCCTGAAAATGTTTTAAGACTATGGAATGGATGGGCTTTTTGGGAAGAGTCCCCACTCAATCTTCCAAATCCAAAGAATTGAATTTCTCTTTATAGAAAGCAAAGGGAGGAATTTACTAGCTGACCTCCTCTGTGGCTCGTGTCCATCTGGGCTATGTGCAAAGGTAGATCTGAGCAGTCTGTGACCCTTAATTTAATAAGATTGTTTTATGGATCTACAAAATAAACTTTGACTTGCCGCTGATTTGCCGGACACTTAGTCCCCCTCAAATATTTATCTAATGCCTCTAAACAATCTTATAACTCATACCAACCTGTGCACTTGCTTCAGTTCTCACTAGCTCCACTCATTTAATATTGTACACCAACGTACAGAAACAAACTTTCATTGTATTTTACAGATATGAATTTAGTTAAGTTAGTTAGAGCGAATGTACTCTCCATTCTACATCCGAGTTCAAAACCCCttatataatttagattagtttaaagtaaattatca
The window above is part of the Prunus dulcis chromosome 1, ALMONDv2, whole genome shotgun sequence genome. Proteins encoded here:
- the LOC117614546 gene encoding uncharacterized protein LOC117614546 isoform X1; the protein is MTKFSCFSVIVRRKKKVQRDYESARPVEVDKAIRTLQVRLQQQPVKHLEIDGTLKPATLGVLIPYGVEKKYTTPSGKARSPYSPIGFVEAAFYEGEDEHEGNPLERENCCNDCSHLQTPEANSGEVTPSGKMDLSESDSGDRGVDRIQSGHLSDPGIGKAEFWASPKLTRSCSNLETHHTDVVKKMSSKLPASKSQYFEELHELADSVTKYVDPGSPGSVLTHFTADKVMLKKHSSSQVLPSRSRKLWWKLFLWSHRNLHKTRTAKQKTPSPISLNKQGGYSSDTLEPNRAMQFVKMESPLSCTGESLNKGKNIADDNKSWDGFNVGGSALWPQNQWVAFSADTSSSTRVQEWVKDLKMQPSENNEYDYEGLITPPTPPTPETPQSPVSPETTRSKSATYFSRGLDEDTLHANTVIQTLNSSTTVAHISGMGLKAIPNISCLGSLRSINLSNNFLAHITPGSLPKSLHTLNLSKNKISTIEGLRDLTRLRVLDVSYNRISRVGRGLSSCTLIKELYLTGNKISDVEGLHRLLKLTVLDLSFNKITTTKAMGQMVANYNSLQALNLLGNPIQNNISDEQLRKAVCSFLPKLMYLNKQSIKPQRAREVLTNSVAKAALGNKGWSPRRKDGKRLNQKRASLKKPNNISPRKTSSLPIHGHKSGASDVQKNIRKSKSISIAALPSSSH
- the LOC117614546 gene encoding uncharacterized protein LOC117614546 isoform X2; protein product: MTKFSCFSVIVRRKKKVQRDYESARPVEVDKAIRTLQVRLQQQPVKHLEIDGTLKPATLGVLIPYGVEKKYTTPSGKARSPYSPIGFVEAAFYEGEDEHEGNPLERENCCNDCSHLQTPEANSGEVTPSGKMDLSESDSGDRGVDRIQSGHLSDPGIGKAEFWASPKLTRSCSNLETHHTDVVKKMSSKLPASKSQYFEELHELADSVTKYVDPGSPGSVLTHFTADKVMLKKHSSSQVLPSRSRKLWWKLFLWSHRNLHKTRTAKQKTPSPISLNKQGGYSSDTLEPNRAMQFVKMESPLSCTGESLNKGKNIADDNKSWDGFNVGGSALWPQNQWVAFSADTSSSTRVQEWVKDLKMQPSENNEYDYEGLITPPTPPTPETPQSPTLNSSTTVAHISGMGLKAIPNISCLGSLRSINLSNNFLAHITPGSLPKSLHTLNLSKNKISTIEGLRDLTRLRVLDVSYNRISRVGRGLSSCTLIKELYLTGNKISDVEGLHRLLKLTVLDLSFNKITTTKAMGQMVANYNSLQALNLLGNPIQNNISDEQLRKAVCSFLPKLMYLNKQSIKPQRAREVLTNSVAKAALGNKGWSPRRKDGKRLNQKRASLKKPNNISPRKTSSLPIHGHKSGASDVQKNIRKSKSISIAALPSSSH
- the LOC117614145 gene encoding protein WHAT'S THIS FACTOR 1 homolog, chloroplastic, producing MAWWRLLVSKTPTATPPPLLPNPNPNPNRLQLSLLLLQTSPFSTSFLITKTPKKFKKKRKKDESPRTKLVQTQPNLIPHFEHIVERDAHFRFLTKSRDFLSKQPHRVLRLDDAGKLHRELGFPRGRKIARSLQRHPLLFQTYRHVDNKMWIGFTEFMEDLLEQERVIVDSMESDRVNKVRKLLMMSANKRIPLSKIYHCRSLFGIPEDFRDRVSKYPNYFRTVIEEGGKRMLELVNWDPLLAMSTLEREFIVDEEKVKRAFRFPVKHGKDLGLEKEDERKLNLLNSLPLVSPYSDGSRLDLWTLEAEKYRVGVLHEFLSLTLEKRASIHHVVEFKEEFSLTKHTYQMLFKQPRTFYLAGTEMNWVVFLKDAYDQNGVLIEKDPQVVFNEKLYKYAEMKEMEQGCVDQWK
- the LOC117628409 gene encoding probable pectin methyltransferase QUA2; translated protein: MSRPLHRGSSGAAGERISGSSNDFWDSQMKDKTDKEDLERRASSDNNSIAFRFPIRVLFPDSSPSKHGNTGNGLASDPLIASTPRSRHKLALLLLKLSLILIVILALTGSFWWTISISTTSRGRVYHGYRRLQQQLVSDLWHIGELSLGSSRLRDLDFCPQEFENHVPCFNVSENLALGLSDGNEYDRHCEYGMRQNCLVLPPVKYKIPLRWPTGRDVIWVANVKITAQEVLSSGSLTKRMMMLEEEQISFRSASLMFDGVEDYSHQIAEMIGLRNESNFIQAGVRTILDIGCGYGSFGAHLFSSQILTMCIANYEASGSQVQLTLERGLPAMIGSFTSKQLPYPSLSFDMLHCARCGIDWDQRDGILLIEVDRVLKPGGYFVWTSPITNAETFRRNKVNQKRWNLVHDFAENLCWEMLSQQDETVVWKKTSKRNCYSSRKPGSGPSICSKGHDVESPYYRPLQACIGGTQSRRWIPIEERTTWPSRANPNKSELAIYGLHPEELSEDAETWKMAVRNYWSLLSPLIFSDHPKRPGDEDPSPPYNMLRNVLDMNAHFGGFNSALLEAGKSVWVMNVVPSNGPNYLPLILDRGFVGVLHDWCEPFPTYPRTYDLVHAAGLLSLEVDHQRRCTILDLFTEIDRLLRPEGWVIIHDKAALVESARALTTGLKWDARVVEIESNSDEKLLICQKPFFKKQAN